The Dehalogenimonas lykanthroporepellens BL-DC-9 genome includes a window with the following:
- a CDS encoding conserved hypothetical protein (KEGG: det:DET0594 hypothetical protein) has protein sequence MSHLFIAVIGASKASAAELLLAEQVGREIGRHDAVLVCGGLEGIMEAACKGAAAEGGLTVGILPGEHRETANSYVKIPIVTGIGYARNAIVAKSGHAVIAIGGGYGTLSEIAYARQAGIPVIGLDTWNVSRSNSEDVHIIRAANPDEAVQLAISRALEKS, from the coding sequence ATGTCCCACTTATTTATCGCTGTAATCGGCGCCTCCAAAGCCAGTGCCGCAGAACTCTTATTAGCCGAACAGGTTGGCCGGGAAATCGGTCGCCATGACGCGGTACTGGTCTGTGGTGGATTGGAAGGAATTATGGAAGCCGCCTGCAAGGGCGCGGCGGCCGAAGGCGGGTTGACCGTCGGGATACTGCCGGGAGAGCATCGGGAAACCGCCAACAGTTATGTCAAGATTCCGATTGTCACCGGTATCGGTTACGCGCGAAACGCCATCGTCGCTAAAAGCGGTCACGCCGTCATCGCTATCGGCGGCGGTTACGGCACGCTGTCGGAAATTGCCTACGCCCGACAGGCCGGCATTCCGGTTATCGGTCTCGACACCTGGAATGTATCCCGAAGTAACAGTGAGGATGTCCACATAATACGGGCGGCGAATCCCGACGAAGCGGTCCAGCTGGCTATCAGCCGGGCACTGGAAAAGTCATAA
- a CDS encoding glyceraldehyde-3-phosphate dehydrogenase, type I (TIGRFAM: glyceraldehyde-3-phosphate dehydrogenase, type I~KEGG: deh:cbdb_A569 glyceraldehyde-3-phosphate dehydrogenase, typeI~PFAM: Glyceraldehyde 3-phosphate dehydrogenase, NAD(P) binding domain; Glyceraldehyde 3-phosphate dehydrogenase, catalytic domain) has protein sequence MVTRIGINGFGRIGRLALRSMKKYHPNELEVVAINDLADTATNAHLLKYDSSHGIYNGNVSADQDSIHVDGTRIRAFSEKDPAKIPWGDYGVDIVIESTGRFTDRDKAAWHLNGGAGRVIISTTSATADITVVMGVNHHNYRPEAHRVVSNASCTTNCVTPMVKVVFDKYGIEKALINTVHAYTNDQSLLDIFHKDLRRARAAGLNIIPTTTGAAKAVAQVIPELKGLIHGISLRVPVGNVSIADVTAVVEKNVTAEMVNQELKKAAEGELKGVMAYCEEPLVSSDFKGHPASCIIDASSTMVLADNMVKILGWYDNEWGYATRLGDLAAYMGTKSE, from the coding sequence ATGGTAACCAGAATCGGCATCAACGGATTCGGACGCATTGGGCGTCTGGCGTTGCGTTCGATGAAAAAATATCACCCGAACGAACTCGAAGTTGTCGCTATAAACGACCTGGCAGATACCGCGACCAACGCCCACCTGTTGAAATACGATTCGTCCCACGGTATATACAACGGAAATGTCAGCGCTGACCAGGATTCCATCCACGTCGACGGCACCCGGATCAGAGCTTTTTCTGAAAAAGACCCGGCTAAAATACCATGGGGTGATTACGGCGTCGATATCGTCATCGAGTCAACCGGGCGGTTTACCGACCGTGATAAAGCGGCATGGCATCTGAACGGCGGCGCCGGACGGGTAATAATCTCCACCACTTCGGCCACCGCAGATATTACCGTAGTCATGGGAGTCAATCACCACAACTACCGGCCTGAAGCTCACCGGGTTGTTTCCAATGCTTCATGCACCACTAACTGCGTCACCCCTATGGTCAAGGTCGTCTTCGATAAATACGGCATAGAAAAAGCGCTCATCAATACTGTCCACGCGTATACCAATGACCAGAGCCTGCTGGATATCTTCCATAAAGATCTGCGTCGAGCCAGGGCCGCCGGGCTCAATATCATACCGACAACTACCGGTGCCGCCAAAGCGGTCGCCCAGGTAATACCGGAACTGAAGGGACTGATACACGGCATATCGCTCAGAGTGCCGGTCGGTAACGTATCCATCGCCGATGTGACCGCTGTGGTCGAGAAAAACGTCACCGCGGAGATGGTCAACCAGGAGTTGAAAAAGGCGGCCGAAGGCGAACTCAAAGGAGTCATGGCCTACTGCGAGGAACCGCTGGTCAGTTCAGATTTCAAAGGCCACCCGGCAAGTTGTATCATTGACGCCTCTTCAACGATGGTGCTGGCCGACAATATGGTTAAGATTCTCGGCTGGTATGACAATGAATGGGGATACGCTACCAGGCTGGGTGATCTGGCCGCTTATATGGGCACCAAATCCGAATAA
- a CDS encoding histidine kinase (KEGG: deb:DehaBAV1_0275 histidine kinase~PFAM: ATP-binding region ATPase domain protein; histidine kinase A domain protein~SMART: ATP-binding region ATPase domain protein; histidine kinase A domain protein), which yields MLDEIFQQIPSNWWVNMLAAFAGVLIAYGVYYIRLRAIARQRQLLEDEVAERTAALNLLNQELDREIQRRAEFNRALVHELKTPLTAILASTELFVDELKNDRRLPLAQNIYQAAKNLDRRTDELLDVSRGEIGLLSVSPKTEQIKPLLENTIEILRPAAVRKNHDLRSEISDDLPPVAVDEDRLGQVLYNYLANAIKYTPAGGRIILRAFSRRDELIVEVTDNGPGITPEGQRRLFEPYYQVPRNGGEKLGGLGLGLSLSKMIVSLHGGRVWVNSTPGQGAKFGFALPLSERIGGQK from the coding sequence ATGCTTGATGAGATTTTTCAGCAGATTCCGTCAAACTGGTGGGTCAACATGCTCGCGGCTTTTGCCGGAGTATTGATAGCTTACGGAGTCTACTATATCAGGCTGAGAGCAATCGCCAGGCAACGCCAATTGCTGGAAGACGAAGTCGCCGAAAGAACCGCCGCCTTGAATCTCCTGAACCAGGAGCTGGACCGGGAGATACAGCGCAGAGCTGAATTCAATCGAGCGCTGGTGCATGAACTTAAAACTCCGCTGACGGCCATATTGGCCTCTACCGAGCTTTTCGTTGATGAGCTCAAGAACGACCGAAGATTGCCACTGGCTCAGAATATATATCAGGCGGCCAAAAACCTCGATAGGCGAACCGATGAATTGCTGGATGTCAGCCGGGGAGAAATCGGTTTACTTTCAGTCAGTCCCAAAACCGAACAAATCAAACCTTTACTGGAAAACACCATCGAAATACTCAGGCCAGCGGCTGTCCGAAAAAACCACGATTTACGTTCTGAAATCAGTGACGATTTGCCGCCGGTAGCCGTAGATGAAGACCGATTGGGTCAGGTGCTTTATAACTATCTGGCCAATGCCATAAAATACACCCCGGCAGGCGGAAGGATTATCTTGCGGGCCTTCAGCCGGCGCGACGAACTGATAGTGGAAGTAACCGACAACGGCCCTGGCATCACGCCTGAAGGCCAACGGCGGCTTTTCGAACCATATTATCAGGTACCCCGTAACGGAGGGGAAAAACTGGGCGGTTTGGGTTTGGGATTATCTTTGTCTAAAATGATAGTCAGTCTGCATGGTGGGCGGGTTTGGGTAAACAGCACGCCTGGACAGGGAGCCAAGTTCGGATTTGCCTTGCCCCTATCTGAGCGAATCGGAGGACAAAAATGA
- a CDS encoding hypothetical protein (KEGG: amu:Amuc_1476 ribosomal protein S6), producing MDDKGSTIPGKTPEPSPVGGRFRPVNVLIYTTNGVFAGTTLCQPQQRLLDALNKGFVSPNLQSLTEFLPLSNVVVITGTGDSQNMETAYIRKSNILFIGEQNTPTPSSPPSNVYPVRRKKCLEAVIHLPEFSLVGNIHSEMWEELQEALNRSDQFIPLTDVDFKPALPDGITNLPFVAVNKDHIVYVGR from the coding sequence ATGGACGATAAAGGTAGCACCATTCCAGGAAAGACCCCGGAACCATCTCCGGTGGGGGGCAGATTTCGACCGGTCAACGTCCTGATATACACAACAAACGGTGTCTTTGCCGGCACAACATTGTGCCAACCACAGCAACGACTTCTGGATGCCTTGAACAAAGGATTCGTTTCCCCCAACCTGCAGTCGCTGACCGAATTCCTGCCGCTGAGCAACGTAGTGGTTATCACCGGAACAGGTGATTCTCAGAATATGGAAACCGCATATATTCGGAAGAGCAACATCCTGTTCATCGGAGAACAGAATACACCGACCCCTTCTTCACCACCATCCAATGTCTATCCTGTACGCCGCAAGAAATGTCTTGAGGCGGTCATCCATTTACCGGAATTTTCTTTGGTGGGAAACATTCATTCTGAGATGTGGGAAGAACTTCAGGAAGCTTTGAACCGAAGCGATCAATTCATCCCGTTAACCGATGTGGATTTCAAACCGGCTTTACCTGACGGCATCACCAACCTGCCATTCGTCGCCGTAAATAAAGACCATATTGTTTATGTCGGCAGGTGA
- a CDS encoding conserved hypothetical protein (KEGG: mma:MM_1906 hypothetical protein), whose amino-acid sequence MSEQRVPFTVENTRQCICGQCPVQADSKCSNDKKPGVPEALKQTPLQAEAIPGMYCATGLASCNDLDMSKMCMCGACPLWGKYSLASTQPMGYYCRDGQAL is encoded by the coding sequence ATGAGCGAACAGCGAGTTCCATTCACCGTGGAGAATACCAGGCAATGCATCTGCGGCCAATGCCCGGTCCAGGCGGACAGCAAGTGCTCCAATGACAAAAAACCCGGTGTCCCTGAGGCCCTTAAGCAAACCCCGCTTCAAGCCGAGGCCATCCCTGGTATGTACTGCGCCACCGGTTTAGCGTCCTGCAATGACCTGGACATGTCCAAGATGTGCATGTGCGGCGCCTGTCCACTATGGGGAAAATACTCTCTGGCGTCTACCCAACCGATGGGTTATTACTGTAGAGACGGGCAAGCGTTATAA
- a CDS encoding conserved hypothetical protein (KEGG: deb:DehaBAV1_0693 hypothetical protein), producing MAIASMTIGIISTIAIVVAFLPFLGFLHWFVVPLSVIGFILGLTGWSHNRKNNLATGGMVICGLAIVLSTIKLVGFPDILI from the coding sequence TTGGCCATTGCCAGTATGACTATCGGCATCATCAGCACCATCGCCATTGTTGTGGCATTTTTACCTTTTCTGGGTTTTCTGCACTGGTTCGTTGTTCCCTTGTCGGTTATCGGTTTTATCCTGGGACTAACCGGGTGGAGCCACAATCGGAAGAATAACCTGGCAACGGGAGGGATGGTCATTTGCGGTCTGGCAATTGTACTCAGCACGATAAAACTGGTCGGATTTCCCGATATCCTGATATAG
- a CDS encoding two component transcriptional regulator, winged helix family (KEGG: deb:DehaBAV1_0274 two component transcriptional regulator~PFAM: response regulator receiver; transcriptional regulator domain protein~SMART: response regulator receiver) has translation MKALMIEDDPQIVDSVSWAFKMRWPDMDMVSTDSGNQGVQLSREQRPDIIILDLGLPDISGFEVLTDIRKFSNSPIIVLTARKDEFDIVKALEAGADDYLVKPFRQMELLSRIKALLRRTTGPKPDTTLSAGSLRLSPATGILHVDGREIPLTRTEEIIMSKLMQHHDDVVTYEALAEALWNDFYPDCVAALRVYIRQLRQKIEADVNNPKIILNKHGAGYMLFTPQSKKTGA, from the coding sequence ATGAAAGCATTGATGATCGAAGACGACCCTCAGATCGTTGATTCCGTCAGTTGGGCGTTTAAAATGCGCTGGCCGGACATGGATATGGTCTCGACGGATTCAGGGAACCAAGGTGTGCAATTGTCCCGAGAGCAACGGCCGGATATCATCATTCTTGATCTTGGTTTGCCGGACATCAGCGGTTTTGAAGTACTCACAGATATCCGTAAGTTTTCTAATTCTCCGATAATAGTCCTCACGGCCCGCAAGGACGAATTTGACATCGTCAAGGCACTTGAAGCCGGCGCCGACGATTATCTGGTCAAGCCCTTCCGGCAGATGGAACTCTTATCCCGTATCAAGGCTCTGTTGCGACGCACTACCGGACCGAAACCGGACACTACTTTGAGCGCAGGAAGCCTCAGACTGTCACCAGCCACCGGCATCCTGCATGTGGACGGGCGAGAAATCCCTCTTACCAGGACTGAAGAAATTATCATGAGTAAGCTAATGCAACATCACGATGATGTCGTCACCTATGAAGCTCTGGCAGAAGCCCTCTGGAACGATTTTTATCCTGACTGCGTCGCCGCGTTGAGGGTGTATATCCGTCAACTACGTCAAAAAATCGAAGCCGACGTCAATAATCCCAAGATAATCCTGAACAAACATGGCGCCGGCTATATGCTGTTCACCCCCCAATCAAAAAAAACCGGCGCATGA
- a CDS encoding Tubulin/FtsZ GTPase (PFAM: Tubulin/FtsZ GTPase~KEGG: dev:DhcVS_529 GTPase domain, tubulin/FtsZ) — protein MKLIVVGLGQAGSRIADEFAKINKRAKSQRNIEICPGIFAVNTDAADLTGLTTIEPDYQHRILIGGRKTGGHGVGKINELGAEVARADADKVIDALRTAKHFYEADAFLLAASTAGGTGSGSIPIIAQRIKERYPEKPLYSLLALPFEHERDTEERASYNSAVCLKSVYSISDCVFLIDNQRYVMKDSSLGNNISRINEMIVEPFYDLLCAGEEKNPRFIGAKTLDAGDIIQTMSGWSVYGWGHADLSKSFNLFERSNDFRKKGAETHKGIQAMDEAISEMSLRVNPKDAGRAIYLVSAPAKEMNMDMMRELNEWMREMCPNAIIRNGDYPRGSNRISITVILSELSDVEKVRNFYSDSIDLIPVIKQRQSELRNKLGDIDDMSRDIPSLLE, from the coding sequence ATGAAACTTATAGTTGTCGGGCTGGGTCAAGCCGGTAGCCGGATTGCCGACGAATTTGCCAAAATCAATAAAAGAGCTAAAAGCCAGCGGAATATAGAAATCTGCCCCGGTATCTTTGCGGTGAACACTGATGCCGCCGACCTTACCGGGCTGACGACCATTGAACCCGATTATCAGCATCGGATTCTTATAGGTGGTCGCAAAACCGGAGGACACGGTGTTGGTAAAATCAACGAACTGGGTGCCGAAGTAGCCCGGGCTGATGCCGATAAAGTCATTGACGCGTTGAGAACAGCAAAGCATTTTTACGAAGCCGACGCGTTCCTCCTGGCCGCCAGTACCGCCGGCGGTACCGGTTCGGGTTCCATTCCGATCATTGCCCAGAGGATCAAGGAAAGATACCCGGAAAAACCGCTTTATTCCCTGCTGGCTCTGCCTTTCGAGCATGAAAGAGATACGGAAGAGAGAGCGTCGTACAACTCCGCGGTCTGCCTGAAATCCGTATACTCCATTTCCGATTGTGTTTTTCTCATTGATAACCAGCGTTATGTCATGAAAGATTCTTCCCTGGGGAATAATATTTCCCGGATCAATGAAATGATTGTCGAGCCGTTCTATGACCTGCTTTGCGCCGGTGAGGAAAAAAATCCCCGGTTCATTGGTGCCAAAACATTGGATGCTGGCGATATCATCCAGACAATGTCCGGCTGGTCGGTTTACGGCTGGGGTCATGCTGACCTGAGCAAATCCTTCAATCTATTCGAACGAAGCAACGATTTCCGCAAGAAGGGAGCCGAAACTCACAAAGGCATTCAAGCCATGGACGAAGCCATAAGCGAAATGTCATTGAGAGTGAATCCCAAGGATGCCGGACGCGCCATCTACCTGGTATCCGCACCTGCCAAGGAAATGAACATGGACATGATGCGGGAACTGAATGAATGGATGAGAGAAATGTGCCCCAACGCCATCATTCGAAACGGTGATTATCCCCGTGGATCGAATCGTATCTCCATCACCGTCATTCTTTCGGAGCTTTCCGATGTCGAAAAGGTGCGCAATTTCTATTCCGATTCCATCGACCTGATTCCGGTTATCAAGCAACGCCAAAGCGAATTACGCAATAAACTTGGCGATATCGACGACATGAGCCGCGACATCCCTTCCCTTCTGGAATAA
- a CDS encoding peptidase M50 (KEGG: dev:DhcVS_675 protease~PFAM: peptidase M50; CBS domain containing protein~SMART: CBS domain containing protein): MKASFVLGRIFGIEIRIHYSWFFILIFLSWSLAVAYFPQSDITSGLSVTSYWILGIVASLSLFLSVLAHELGHSIVARRNGIPVSNITLFLFGGSANITREAQSSGAEFRMAVTGPMVSFGLAGLFFTIYAGLGGVSGGLTAIMLYLAQVNLILGIFNLLPGFPLDGGRVFKAIVWQLTKNEKQATRIAASSGQVMAYMMIFGGVALAFVVGISGLWLALIGWFLASAATASYQQTIVSEVISGVRVRDVANQAVINVGPEISGEQALAAMSRHSQRALPVVIGGRLVGLITLADLKHISLHDGSSVTVEQIMTPLEKLSTLNPDDDMSKALQILTESGYNQLPVIEEGRVSGLLTRSDIINFIQIHSDIRR; the protein is encoded by the coding sequence GTGAAAGCTTCGTTCGTACTGGGGCGAATTTTCGGAATAGAAATAAGAATCCATTATTCCTGGTTTTTTATTCTGATATTTCTCTCCTGGTCACTAGCGGTAGCTTATTTCCCCCAGTCGGATATTACCTCGGGGTTGAGCGTCACCAGTTATTGGATTCTTGGCATCGTCGCCAGTCTGTCTCTGTTTTTGTCCGTGCTGGCTCACGAACTCGGACATTCCATCGTCGCCCGGCGCAACGGGATCCCTGTCAGTAATATCACGCTGTTTCTTTTCGGTGGGTCTGCCAACATAACCAGGGAAGCGCAATCCTCCGGAGCTGAATTTCGTATGGCAGTAACCGGTCCGATGGTGAGTTTCGGATTAGCCGGCTTATTTTTTACTATCTATGCGGGTCTGGGGGGGGTGTCCGGGGGGTTAACCGCTATCATGCTTTATTTAGCCCAGGTAAATCTTATATTGGGTATCTTCAATCTGTTACCCGGGTTTCCGTTGGACGGCGGCAGAGTCTTCAAGGCTATTGTCTGGCAGTTAACGAAAAATGAAAAGCAGGCTACCCGTATTGCTGCGAGCTCCGGGCAGGTTATGGCCTATATGATGATTTTCGGTGGTGTTGCTCTAGCCTTCGTAGTCGGCATCAGCGGATTATGGTTGGCGCTGATCGGTTGGTTTCTGGCATCTGCGGCGACAGCCAGTTATCAACAAACTATCGTGTCGGAAGTGATTTCCGGGGTCAGAGTCAGGGATGTTGCCAATCAGGCGGTGATCAACGTCGGGCCGGAGATTTCGGGAGAGCAGGCGTTGGCCGCCATGTCCAGACATAGTCAAAGAGCCTTGCCGGTAGTCATCGGAGGACGACTCGTCGGATTGATAACGTTGGCCGACTTGAAACATATTTCTTTGCATGATGGGTCGTCTGTGACTGTGGAACAAATAATGACTCCACTTGAAAAGTTATCCACACTGAACCCTGACGACGATATGTCGAAAGCGCTTCAGATATTGACCGAAAGCGGTTACAACCAGTTGCCGGTAATCGAAGAAGGAAGGGTGTCGGGACTGTTGACGCGCAGTGACATCATTAATTTTATCCAGATACATTCGGATATCAGAAGGTAG
- a CDS encoding Arylformamidase (KEGG: gbm:Gbem_3555 cyclase family protein~PFAM: cyclase family protein): MTLSGLREDWIDISVTLYHNMTHWPGDPPVKVERVQDLDKGDSHTLSRLTLGSHSGTHVDAPAHFLKDGASISDMSVSQLIGPARVIEIVNPEEVTVEELSGYGLQQQERVLFKTANSALWTRSEFSENFVHLTARTAEYLAGLPLAVVGVDYLSVGGFHRDGSQVHRILLESGIWIIEGLDLSAVSSGRYDLICLPLKIRSGDGAPARAVVRPLGGS, encoded by the coding sequence ATGACACTATCCGGACTACGGGAAGATTGGATCGATATTTCAGTCACGCTCTACCATAATATGACTCACTGGCCGGGAGACCCTCCAGTGAAAGTGGAAAGGGTGCAGGATCTGGACAAAGGTGATTCTCATACGCTGTCGCGTCTGACCCTCGGTTCACACTCCGGCACTCACGTCGACGCCCCAGCTCATTTTCTCAAAGATGGGGCATCCATCAGCGATATGTCGGTTAGCCAACTTATCGGCCCCGCCAGAGTCATTGAAATCGTTAATCCCGAAGAGGTGACGGTAGAAGAACTATCCGGATACGGATTACAACAGCAGGAAAGAGTTCTGTTTAAAACCGCCAATTCAGCGCTCTGGACAAGGTCGGAATTTTCTGAAAACTTTGTTCATCTGACCGCGCGGACGGCGGAATATCTGGCCGGCCTGCCGCTTGCCGTAGTCGGGGTGGACTATCTTTCGGTCGGTGGTTTCCACCGGGACGGCAGTCAGGTGCACAGGATTCTGCTTGAATCGGGCATTTGGATAATCGAAGGGCTCGACCTTTCAGCGGTTTCATCAGGCCGATATGACCTGATCTGCTTGCCACTTAAGATTCGTTCGGGCGACGGTGCTCCGGCCAGGGCAGTAGTCAGGCCACTGGGTGGTTCTTGA
- a CDS encoding enolase (TIGRFAM: enolase~KEGG: det:DET0593 enolase~PFAM: Enolase-like) produces the protein MLTVKQVKGHEIVDSRGTPTVAATVTLSDGATGWAAVPSGASTGTHEAVELRDYDHGRYQGKGVLKAVHNIDRELAPMLLDMPAGDLETADRTMIALDGTTNKSRLGANAILAVSLALARAVANSGKMPLYRSLNPVGGYRLPVPMLNILNGGKHAADSTDFQEFMIMPTGATTFADALRISAEIFHSLKALLKKKGYSTNVGDEGGFAPALKSNVAAFEAIIEAATSAGYQAGRDYYLALDAAASELYQDGKYHLAREGRVLTSAEMTDFYESITRDYPIISIEDALFEDDWDGWCLLNSKIGKKVQLVGDDLYVTNIDRLAQGIEKQASNSILIKLNQIGSLTETIAAVDMAHRQNWTAVISHRSGETEDTTIADLAVALGTGQIKTGAPARGERTCKYNRLLAIEDELGAEARFPGLSAFKHLC, from the coding sequence ATGCTGACTGTCAAACAGGTCAAAGGCCATGAAATCGTCGATTCCAGAGGCACCCCAACCGTGGCCGCTACCGTTACCCTGTCGGACGGCGCCACCGGCTGGGCGGCTGTGCCATCCGGAGCCAGTACCGGTACTCACGAAGCCGTCGAACTTCGGGATTATGACCATGGCCGTTATCAGGGCAAAGGTGTCCTGAAAGCAGTTCACAATATCGACCGGGAACTGGCACCGATGCTACTGGATATGCCTGCCGGCGACCTGGAAACAGCAGACCGAACCATGATTGCCCTCGACGGAACCACCAATAAAAGTCGCCTGGGGGCCAACGCGATCCTGGCGGTGTCCCTGGCGCTTGCCCGCGCGGTAGCGAATTCCGGAAAAATGCCATTGTATCGCTCTTTGAATCCGGTTGGCGGATATAGATTACCGGTACCTATGCTGAACATCCTCAACGGCGGTAAACACGCGGCCGATTCCACGGATTTTCAGGAATTCATGATAATGCCCACCGGCGCCACTACTTTTGCTGATGCCCTCAGAATAAGCGCGGAAATATTCCACTCGCTTAAAGCCCTGTTGAAGAAAAAAGGCTACAGCACTAATGTCGGCGATGAGGGCGGATTCGCGCCTGCCTTGAAATCCAATGTTGCGGCGTTCGAAGCCATCATAGAGGCGGCAACGTCAGCCGGATATCAGGCCGGGCGCGACTATTACCTGGCGCTGGATGCGGCGGCATCCGAGCTTTATCAGGATGGCAAGTATCATCTGGCACGCGAGGGTCGTGTATTGACAAGCGCCGAGATGACCGATTTTTATGAGTCTATCACCCGGGATTATCCGATTATCAGCATAGAAGACGCCCTGTTCGAAGATGACTGGGACGGCTGGTGCCTTTTGAACTCTAAAATTGGAAAAAAGGTACAGCTGGTAGGAGATGATCTTTACGTCACCAACATCGACCGTCTGGCACAGGGTATAGAGAAACAAGCGTCCAATTCCATTCTTATCAAACTGAACCAGATTGGCAGTCTGACAGAAACTATTGCCGCAGTCGATATGGCTCATCGCCAGAACTGGACTGCCGTCATCAGCCATCGATCCGGTGAAACTGAGGACACTACCATTGCCGACCTGGCAGTCGCCCTGGGTACCGGCCAGATAAAAACAGGCGCCCCGGCCAGAGGCGAACGTACCTGCAAATATAATCGACTACTGGCGATAGAGGATGAACTGGGGGCGGAAGCCCGTTTCCCGGGCCTATCAGCATTTAAACACCTCTGCTGA
- a CDS encoding 2-hydroxyglutaryl-CoA dehydratase D-component (PFAM: 2-hydroxyglutaryl-CoA dehydratase D-component~KEGG: deg:DehalGT_0528 2-hydroxyglutaryl-CoA dehydratase D-component) — protein sequence MNNIGITTTVPIEVILAAGKQPMDLNNIFVNSPEPAKLITIAENDGFPLNTCAWIKGIYGAVHEHNITDVVCVTGGDCSNTQILMEVLRFKGIKAIPFSFPDAPCGVKMNAENTRFAEMLDTTLDAAEAQRAGLQPVRDRLQELDRLTWQENRVSSWENYSWLVSSSDFNGNIEDYSAELKNFLRSIAQRPQFPETDIRLGLTGVPPIFAKGLLSYLERFGARVVFNEIPRQFSMPFKSADLGEQYASYTYPYSMKDRLNDISGAIAERKIEGVIHYVQSFCHRAIGDILLRHELTVPVLTIEGNSDTEISQHLKTRLEAFVDMLQFKKQKREVSQW from the coding sequence ATGAATAACATCGGTATTACCACGACAGTACCCATTGAGGTCATTCTGGCGGCGGGTAAACAGCCGATGGACCTGAACAATATATTCGTCAATTCCCCTGAACCGGCAAAACTGATCACTATAGCTGAAAATGACGGCTTTCCGCTGAATACCTGCGCCTGGATAAAAGGAATATACGGAGCGGTACACGAACACAACATCACCGATGTTGTCTGTGTCACCGGGGGTGACTGCTCCAATACGCAGATACTGATGGAAGTACTGCGTTTCAAGGGCATCAAAGCTATTCCTTTTTCTTTTCCGGATGCACCCTGTGGGGTGAAAATGAACGCAGAAAACACCCGATTCGCCGAGATGCTGGATACTACTCTCGATGCGGCAGAAGCACAGCGTGCCGGATTGCAGCCTGTCCGCGACAGACTTCAGGAACTTGACCGTCTGACCTGGCAGGAGAACCGTGTCAGCAGTTGGGAAAACTACTCGTGGCTGGTGTCATCATCCGACTTTAATGGAAATATCGAGGATTATTCTGCAGAGCTGAAGAATTTTTTACGCTCAATAGCACAGCGTCCGCAATTTCCTGAAACCGACATCCGACTTGGTTTGACCGGAGTGCCGCCGATATTTGCCAAGGGCCTTCTGTCATATCTGGAACGTTTCGGCGCCAGAGTGGTATTCAACGAAATACCTCGTCAGTTTTCCATGCCGTTCAAATCAGCAGACCTGGGAGAACAGTACGCTTCTTACACTTATCCTTATTCGATGAAAGACAGGTTGAACGATATCTCCGGGGCGATTGCGGAAAGGAAAATCGAGGGCGTAATTCACTATGTACAGTCTTTCTGCCATCGAGCCATAGGTGATATACTGTTACGGCATGAACTTACGGTTCCTGTATTGACCATTGAGGGGAACAGCGACACGGAAATTTCCCAGCACCTGAAAACCAGACTGGAAGCCTTCGTCGACATGTTACAGTTCAAAAAACAGAAAAGAGAGGTAAGTCAATGGTAA